The Fretibacterium sp. OH1220_COT-178 region GAATCAGAACCACCGGCTGAGCCGGTGGTTTGCACCGGCCCTGTAAGGGCCCCATACCGGCAGCCCTGACGGGCCCTGAAGTTACGCCGCCCGCAACTCCGTCTCCGGCTGCCCCTAAAGGGGCCCATTATTTGCCTTCTCCTACCACAGCTTCACCCGTAAACGGGTCATACATCTCTTTTAGGCTTTGCTCATCATTGATCCTATCCTCCGACAGCTGCGTCCTTATATACTCCGCTATTCGCTTTTGATTCCTCCCCACCGTATCCACATAATAGCCTCGGCACCAAAAACGACGATTTCCATAGCGATATTTCAGATTCGCAAACCGATCGAAGATCATCAATGAGCTCTTTCCCTTCAAATACCCCATCACCTCCGATAC contains the following coding sequences:
- a CDS encoding transposase, which gives rise to VSEVMGYLKGKSSLMIFDRFANLKYRYGNRRFWCRGYYVDTVGRNQKRIAEYIRTQLSEDRINDEQSLKEMYDPFTGEAVVGEGK